A window of Scophthalmus maximus strain ysfricsl-2021 chromosome 10, ASM2237912v1, whole genome shotgun sequence contains these coding sequences:
- the LOC118283892 gene encoding G-protein coupled receptor 26-like, producing MDAADAVASVLVLGIIFVSLLSNAVVLICFLHNPEIRKQVPGLFILNLTFCNLLLSVSNMPVTLVGLITTGHPGGSGFCQLVGFLDTFLTTNSMLSMAALSIDRWLAVVFPMSYNSRMRHRDAVMALGYTWIHSLCFSIVATCRSWVGYHHLYASCTLCTARAKGAGTQFIIFTVALHSFTFLLTLIVLCVTYLKVLKVARFHCKRIDVITMQTLVLLVDIHPRVRQKCLNEQRRRRQRATKKISTFIGTFVLCFSPYVITRIVELFCKGPISPYWGVLSKCLAYSKAASDPFVYSLLRHQYRKTFSFLANKVLKRSPLNSSSLVMENNAGQSNNNINTTNSIQAPTNKLQ from the exons ATGGACGCAGCGGACGCAGTCGCTTCCGTGTTGGTTCTGGGGATTATTTTCGTGTCGCTGCTGTCCAACGCTGTGGTGCTGATCTGCTTTCTGCACAACCCGGAGATCCGCAAACAGGTGCCCGGTCTCTTCATTCTCAACTTGACGTTTTGCAACCTGTTGCTGAGCGTGTCCAACATGCCCGTAACTCTCGTCGGGCTAATCACCACGGGCCACCCCGGAGGCAGCGGCTTCTGCCAACTTGTTGGTTTCCTCGACACTTTCCTCACCACAAACTCAATGCTGAGCATGGCAGCCCTCAGCATCGACCGATGGTTAGCGGTTGTCTTCCCAATGAGCTACAACTCGAGAATGCGGCACCGGGATGCGGTGATGGCGCTGGGATACACCTGGATTCACTCACTTTGCTTCTCCATAGTTGCCACCTGCCGCTCCTGGGTCGGGTACCACCACCTTTACGCGTCGTGCACTCTCTGCACCGCCAGGGCGAAGGGAGCCGGCACCCAGTTCATCATTTTCACCGTGGCTCTGCACTCGTTCACTTTCCTCCTGACGCTGATCGTGTTGTGTGTTACTTACCTAAAAGTGTTGAAAGTCGCAAGGTTTCACTGTAAACGCATCGACGTGATCACCATGCAGACgttggtgctgctggtggacaTTCATCCCAG GGTGCGGCAGAAATGCTTGAATGagcagaggcggaggaggcagagggcCACCAAGAAGATCAGTACCTTCATCGGCACATTTGTACTGTGCTTCAGCCCGTACGTCATTACAAG AATTGTAGAGCTCTTCTGCAAAGGGCCCATAAGCCCTTACTGGGGAGTGCTGTCCAAATGTTTGGCCTACAGCAAGGCAGCAAGTGACCCGTTTGTCTACTCCCTGCTGCGCCACCAGTACAGGAAGACCTTCAGCTTTCTGGCCAACAAAGTCCTCAAGAGGAGTCCCCtcaactcctcctccctcgtgaTGGAGAACAACGCAGGGCAGAGCAACAATAACATCAACACAACCAACAGCATCCAGGCACCTACCAACAAGCTGCAGTGA